One window of Chamaesiphon minutus PCC 6605 genomic DNA carries:
- a CDS encoding ISAs1 family transposase: MKLKPKHSIAEHFDDIEDIRIERGKKHKLIDIITISICAVVCGADGWIDIEMYGIARKKWLEKFLELPNGIPSHDTFARVFSQINPDEFNKSFLSWIKGISKITAGEIIAFDGKQSRNSGDEKNGQGVINTVSAWAASNRLVLGQKKVEGKSNEITALPELIQILDLAGCIVTIDAMGCQREIVKKIVEKDADYVIAVKKNQPTLYKQVKQLFKQAIETQGKDLNLSSFNSREMNRGREEIRNYLMITDVAEQIDPLQKWKKLTSIGMVESVRVVGGKTSVETRYFISSLESDAQKLAEGIRSHWSIENSLHWVLDVAFKEDDSRIRKDNAPANFAILRHIAVNIISENKSRKLSVRSKRFLATLDEEYSTELLEAIL, from the coding sequence ATGAAGCTGAAGCCTAAGCATAGTATCGCAGAACACTTTGACGACATAGAAGACATTAGGATTGAACGTGGAAAAAAACATAAACTAATCGACATCATCACGATCTCCATTTGTGCTGTAGTATGTGGGGCGGACGGATGGATAGATATAGAAATGTATGGTATAGCCAGAAAAAAATGGTTAGAAAAGTTCCTAGAACTACCGAATGGAATCCCATCTCATGATACATTTGCTAGAGTATTTTCACAAATTAATCCTGATGAATTTAATAAATCATTCCTGAGTTGGATTAAAGGAATAAGTAAAATAACCGCAGGAGAAATAATTGCCTTTGATGGAAAACAATCTCGAAACTCAGGAGATGAAAAGAATGGTCAAGGTGTAATTAATACAGTCAGTGCCTGGGCTGCAAGTAATAGATTAGTATTAGGTCAAAAGAAAGTAGAAGGAAAATCTAATGAAATCACAGCACTTCCCGAACTGATTCAAATCTTGGATTTAGCAGGATGTATCGTTACCATCGACGCAATGGGATGTCAAAGAGAAATAGTCAAAAAAATCGTCGAAAAAGATGCAGATTATGTAATTGCTGTAAAAAAGAATCAACCGACCTTGTACAAACAAGTAAAGCAGCTATTTAAACAAGCAATTGAAACTCAGGGAAAAGACCTCAACCTGAGTAGCTTCAACAGTAGAGAGATGAATAGAGGTAGAGAAGAAATTCGTAATTATTTAATGATAACAGATGTTGCGGAGCAAATAGATCCACTGCAAAAATGGAAAAAGTTAACTAGTATTGGCATGGTAGAATCAGTTCGAGTTGTCGGCGGAAAGACGAGTGTAGAAACTCGTTATTTTATCAGTAGTCTAGAGAGCGATGCTCAAAAATTAGCAGAGGGAATTAGAAGTCATTGGTCGATAGAAAATTCTCTTCACTGGGTGCTTGATGTTGCTTTTAAAGAAGATGATAGTCGAATTAGGAAAGATAATGCTCCAGCTAATTTTGCGATTTTACGACATATAGCAGTTAACATAATTAGTGAAAATAAAAGTCGAAAGTTAAGTGTTAGAAGTAAGAGATTCTTGGCGACACTTGACGAAGAATATTCAACTGAACTTTTAGAAGCTATTTTGTAA
- a CDS encoding MarC family protein translates to MIAQIIASAVASFLALFPFTNPLGVVPIFYSLTADETPRTRRYQARQVAVNAIAILFIFFLVGRSLLDLMGI, encoded by the coding sequence ATGATCGCTCAGATAATTGCTAGTGCCGTCGCTAGCTTCTTGGCCCTCTTCCCGTTCACTAATCCCTTGGGTGTTGTGCCAATCTTCTACAGCCTGACTGCGGATGAAACTCCTCGGACCAGGCGATATCAGGCCAGACAAGTTGCTGTGAATGCGATCGCCATACTGTTCATTTTTTTCCTGGTTGGCCGCTCGCTCTTAGACTTGATGGGGATTTGA
- a CDS encoding DUF4279 domain-containing protein: MPDELTQLLGVDPSISYRKGDVFRGKKYDRIYNIGSWRLHTERSDIDLEDQINKLLDKLPADLEIWHSLTKRFQADLFCGLWMKRWNRCLSFEVATLQRMTERSLSIGLDVCVDYDLEEESTDD, translated from the coding sequence ATCCCTGATGAGTTAACTCAATTATTAGGTGTTGATCCATCAATCTCTTACCGAAAAGGTGATGTATTCCGTGGCAAGAAATATGACAGAATCTATAATATTGGTTCATGGCGGCTTCATACCGAAAGATCCGACATAGATCTTGAAGATCAGATAAACAAATTGTTGGATAAACTGCCAGCCGATTTAGAAATCTGGCATAGCCTGACAAAAAGGTTTCAGGCTGATCTATTTTGTGGATTATGGATGAAGCGTTGGAATCGTTGCCTTAGTTTTGAGGTTGCGACACTTCAACGGATGACGGAAAGAAGTCTTTCCATTGGGTTAGATGTTTGCGTTGATTACGATCTTGAAGAAGAATCAACAGATGATTAA
- a CDS encoding HAD-IC family P-type ATPase, protein MTLVNATIGFVQESKAENAIAALAKSVTTEATAIRNGQKIRLDARELVPGDLVVLASGDKVPADLRLVSVRDLQVSEAGLTGESLPVQKAAASLAVATVLADRINMAYAGSLVTFGQAQGLVVATADRTKTGRISQLIERSSSLETPLTRKIEEFSRAQLYIILGLAVLTFVVAIGKGGSWVEGIRDKY, encoded by the coding sequence GTGACATTGGTGAATGCGACGATCGGATTTGTCCAGGAATCCAAAGCCGAAAATGCGATCGCGGCTCTGGCAAAATCTGTTACTACCGAAGCTACCGCGATTAGAAATGGCCAAAAAATTCGGCTCGATGCCCGCGAACTGGTGCCTGGAGATCTAGTAGTGCTGGCATCTGGCGATAAAGTACCCGCCGATCTCCGGTTGGTGAGCGTCCGCGATCTGCAAGTGAGTGAAGCCGGATTGACTGGGGAATCTTTACCTGTCCAAAAAGCAGCCGCTTCGCTAGCTGTGGCGACCGTGCTAGCCGATCGAATTAACATGGCATACGCGGGGAGTTTGGTCACATTTGGCCAAGCACAGGGGCTAGTAGTGGCAACTGCCGATCGGACGAAAACGGGACGGATTTCACAACTAATCGAGCGTAGCAGCAGCTTGGAAACTCCGCTCACCCGCAAGATCGAGGAATTTAGTCGGGCGCAACTATATATTATTTTAGGCTTGGCAGTCCTAACATTTGTAGTCGCGATCGGTAAAGGTGGATCTTGGGTGGAGGGCATTCGTGACAAGTATTGA
- a CDS encoding DUF6920 family protein, translating into MTKSISLDTLWESATPTELVFSPDKLSHLPEPAKRYLEHAIAPGTKLATAVRLKMHGEIKLKKWIPFTAEQVICWERGLIWSATAWMNGLPIVGSDRLIDGVGAMQWKLLGLFPVMTASGSDITRSAFGRLQAESTWLPSVFCGDEVSWKTMDSSHLHSSFVVQNESAELDLTIDRSGQLKTIHLSRWGNPEGAESHYVDFGGILEEEGTFCGYTIPTRLRAGWYFGTNRFESEGEFFRATIDDVIYR; encoded by the coding sequence ATGACTAAATCAATTTCTCTCGATACGCTCTGGGAGTCGGCGACACCTACTGAGCTTGTATTCAGCCCAGATAAACTCTCTCACTTGCCAGAACCAGCAAAACGATATCTCGAACACGCGATCGCGCCTGGAACAAAGCTCGCTACTGCGGTTCGTTTGAAAATGCACGGCGAAATTAAATTGAAAAAGTGGATTCCATTCACAGCCGAGCAAGTCATTTGCTGGGAACGTGGACTGATTTGGAGTGCTACGGCATGGATGAACGGCTTACCCATTGTGGGATCGGATCGCCTCATCGACGGCGTAGGTGCGATGCAGTGGAAGCTGTTAGGATTATTCCCCGTGATGACAGCGAGTGGTTCCGATATTACTCGGTCTGCTTTTGGTCGTCTTCAGGCAGAGTCAACGTGGTTGCCGTCTGTGTTTTGTGGTGATGAAGTGTCATGGAAAACAATGGATTCATCGCATCTTCATTCCAGTTTTGTAGTGCAAAACGAGAGCGCAGAACTAGATCTGACCATCGATCGATCGGGTCAGCTCAAAACTATCCACCTGTCGCGCTGGGGCAATCCAGAAGGTGCTGAGTCTCATTATGTGGACTTCGGTGGAATTTTGGAGGAAGAGGGCACATTTTGCGGCTACACCATTCCAACTCGCCTGCGGGCTGGGTGGTACTTTGGCACCAATCGGTTTGAGTCGGAGGGTGAGTTTTTTCGAGCCACAATCGATGACGTAATCTATCGATAG
- a CDS encoding NAD(P)-dependent oxidoreductase: MKIAIIGASRGIGAELLKAAIEDSHEVTALVRDPAKLNANIPGLKVIKGDILDPSSVAAAIAGQEAICICIGIPPTRKPVDVFSRGTQNILGAIETGSNQKLILVTGIGAGDSKGHGGFFYDRILNPLLLANNYADKDRAESLVKASNIDWLIVRPGFLTDGPQTGKYRVIDNLSGVTAGKISRADVADFILKQLASPTHFGKTPLLMY, encoded by the coding sequence ATGAAAATTGCAATTATTGGAGCATCGCGGGGCATAGGTGCCGAGCTGTTAAAGGCGGCGATCGAAGACAGCCATGAAGTCACGGCTTTAGTGCGAGATCCCGCCAAGTTGAACGCCAACATCCCTGGATTGAAGGTTATCAAAGGCGATATTCTCGACCCATCCTCTGTGGCTGCGGCAATTGCCGGACAGGAGGCAATTTGTATTTGCATCGGTATTCCACCGACCAGAAAACCCGTCGATGTCTTCTCGCGAGGAACTCAAAATATCCTGGGCGCGATCGAAACAGGATCGAACCAAAAACTCATCCTTGTTACTGGTATTGGTGCTGGTGATAGCAAAGGGCATGGTGGCTTTTTCTACGATCGCATTCTCAATCCGCTGTTGCTGGCAAACAATTACGCAGACAAAGATCGTGCGGAATCACTCGTCAAGGCGAGTAATATAGATTGGCTAATCGTTCGTCCTGGATTCTTGACCGATGGCCCCCAAACCGGAAAATATCGGGTTATCGACAATTTATCCGGTGTTACGGCGGGAAAAATCTCGCGCGCCGATGTTGCTGACTTTATATTGAAGCAGTTGGCATCGCCAACCCACTTTGGGAAAACACCACTATTAATGTACTAG
- a CDS encoding alpha/beta fold hydrolase: MFVIGKNVGNPILLFVHGGTAMPEYFLTQNYPTGMDQYFTVCWWDRRNAGLSYSADAPPETWTLEQSIADTLAVTNYLRSRFHKDKIYMMAHSGGSLIGIQAAARAPELFYAYIGVGQMSYQLQSEILSYEYMVKRYKAIGNTSMVKQLEAAPPTMSVPFPAAYMKVRDTAMHDLGVGTTHDMKSVMTGVFLASWLFRQYTLGEKLALWRGKFASDKLLWDKMIATDLTQQIQKLDIPVYFFHGKSDYTVSYPLAKAYLDRLQAPIKGFYTFEHSAHSPMFEEPDRVRQIFQADVLVGKSNLCDACAQTTRSVENN, encoded by the coding sequence ATGTTCGTCATCGGAAAAAATGTTGGCAATCCGATACTGCTATTTGTCCACGGCGGTACTGCTATGCCTGAATACTTCCTAACACAGAACTACCCGACGGGCATGGATCAATACTTTACTGTCTGTTGGTGGGATCGCCGCAATGCCGGACTTTCTTACAGTGCCGATGCGCCGCCAGAGACCTGGACATTGGAGCAGTCAATCGCTGATACGTTGGCAGTGACGAATTACCTCCGTAGCCGTTTCCACAAGGACAAGATCTACATGATGGCGCACTCCGGCGGGAGTCTAATTGGCATCCAGGCAGCGGCTCGTGCGCCTGAATTGTTCTACGCCTATATCGGAGTTGGGCAAATGTCCTATCAACTTCAGTCAGAAATACTGTCCTATGAATATATGGTAAAGCGGTACAAAGCGATCGGCAATACCAGCATGGTGAAGCAACTAGAAGCTGCGCCACCCACCATGTCAGTCCCGTTTCCCGCTGCCTACATGAAGGTGCGGGACACTGCCATGCACGACCTTGGCGTGGGCACAACACACGATATGAAATCGGTGATGACTGGTGTCTTTCTGGCATCTTGGCTATTCAGACAATACACTTTGGGCGAGAAGCTAGCTCTCTGGCGCGGGAAGTTTGCATCTGACAAGTTGCTGTGGGACAAGATGATCGCTACGGATCTGACGCAACAAATTCAAAAGCTTGACATTCCGGTTTACTTCTTCCACGGCAAGTCTGATTACACGGTTTCCTACCCATTAGCAAAAGCGTATCTCGATCGACTGCAAGCACCGATTAAGGGGTTTTATACTTTCGAGCACTCTGCACACAGCCCGATGTTTGAAGAGCCGGATAGAGTGAGGCAGATATTTCAAGCAGACGTATTAGTAGGAAAAAGTAACCTCTGTGATGCTTGTGCTCAGACTACTCGATCGGTCGAAAATAATTGA
- a CDS encoding rhodanese-like domain-containing protein has product MTTQNSPIQLKNSVEDRLKLVDAKTLKEWVDLDAVVLVDVREPAEHAGEHIPSSISFPLSKFDPAQIPHDPDKKLVLYCRTSNRSQQAAQKLLDAGHQEVAHLSGGIGDWKEQGLPTKVNKNAPISLMRQVQIVAGSLVFTGTMLGAFVSPAFLILSGFVGAGLMFAGITDTCALAMLLAKLPYNQKS; this is encoded by the coding sequence ATGACAACTCAAAATTCCCCGATTCAACTTAAAAATAGCGTCGAAGATCGACTTAAACTTGTGGATGCCAAAACCCTGAAAGAGTGGGTCGATCTAGATGCCGTAGTGCTAGTAGATGTACGCGAACCCGCCGAACATGCGGGCGAACATATTCCCAGTTCTATCTCATTCCCGCTATCGAAGTTCGATCCAGCACAAATCCCTCACGATCCTGACAAAAAATTGGTACTTTATTGCCGCACGAGCAATCGATCGCAACAAGCCGCCCAAAAACTCTTGGATGCGGGTCATCAGGAAGTAGCCCATCTCAGTGGTGGAATTGGCGACTGGAAAGAGCAAGGTTTACCAACTAAAGTAAACAAAAATGCACCGATTAGCCTGATGCGACAGGTGCAAATTGTTGCAGGCTCTCTCGTATTTACTGGGACGATGTTGGGTGCATTTGTATCTCCTGCTTTTCTAATTTTGAGTGGATTTGTGGGGGCTGGTTTAATGTTTGCGGGAATCACCGATACCTGTGCGCTGGCGATGTTGTTGGCAAAATTGCCCTACAACCAGAAATCATAA
- a CDS encoding MBL fold metallo-hydrolase, with amino-acid sequence MLFRQLLDRETGTYTYLIADPATKEAVLVDPVVEQVDRDFKWLNELGLTLKFCLETHIHADHITGTSKLRELTGCEGIVPEHAHVACANRFVTDGEVLQVGAIKIQAIATPGHTDSHMAYLVNGDRLLTGDALLIRGCGRTDFQSGDAGTLYDRVTQRLFSLPTEMLVYPGHDYRGNTVSTIGEEKQWNPRFVGRNREQFIDFMNNLDLPNPQKIAEAVPANERCGRMASKV; translated from the coding sequence ATGCTATTTCGTCAACTGCTCGATCGAGAGACTGGAACCTATACTTATCTAATTGCCGACCCCGCCACCAAAGAGGCTGTGTTAGTCGATCCCGTCGTCGAACAAGTCGATCGCGATTTTAAATGGCTCAATGAGTTGGGACTGACATTAAAATTCTGCTTGGAAACCCACATTCATGCCGACCACATTACTGGGACTAGCAAGCTGCGAGAATTAACCGGATGTGAAGGGATCGTGCCCGAACACGCTCATGTTGCCTGTGCTAACCGCTTTGTGACAGATGGCGAAGTGTTGCAAGTAGGCGCGATTAAAATCCAGGCGATCGCGACACCAGGACATACAGATAGCCACATGGCATATCTAGTCAACGGAGATCGGCTGCTCACTGGCGATGCCTTACTGATTCGCGGTTGTGGGCGCACTGATTTTCAAAGTGGCGATGCGGGGACTTTGTACGATCGAGTGACGCAACGCCTGTTTAGCTTACCCACTGAAATGCTGGTTTATCCAGGTCATGACTACAGAGGTAATACGGTTTCGACAATTGGCGAAGAGAAGCAGTGGAATCCTCGGTTTGTCGGACGCAATCGCGAGCAATTTATTGACTTCATGAATAATCTCGATCTCCCCAATCCTCAAAAGATCGCTGAAGCTGTCCCAGCAAATGAGCGGTGTGGCAGAATGGCTAGCAAAGTTTAA
- a CDS encoding SulP family inorganic anion transporter: protein MSKSVIKKPLPIKFSRYLPAFDWLLNYRSQFLVGDLTAGIIVTSLLIPQSMAYAQLAGLPPQVGLYASILPAILYPLIGTSRVLAVGPVAVDSLMVAAAIANFSPQNTSAYLALAVTLAFLVGAIEVMMGLLRLGFLVNFLSRSVTSGFISGAAVIIAFSQVKHLLGLKIPATESFSELVTLIIRNLSQTNWLTLALGIVSVGILVYFNSPLVKQLKQRGWSDRQILPLSKSAPLIVVILGTLLVWGLHLDDVAGIKVVGNIPAGLAPLTLPLFDRQTLQSLLPAAIGISLVGYLEGYAGGQALASKRREKIDPNQELLALGVANLGAAVTGGYPVTGGVSRSVVNSAAGANTGLASIVTGLLVAVTVLFLTPLFYFLPQACLAAVIITAVYQLIDVKTLRKMWAYDKTDAIAWLTTFGAVLALGVQMGIMLGAVIALALHLWRTSHPHIAIVGRLGDSEHFRNVLRHDVRTSPEVLAVRVDASLYFANAKYLENFLTQAIADRSEIKSVLLVCSAINLIDASALEILESLIADLNSLGIKFYFAEVKGPVMDKLINIGFVADIGRDRFFFSTDIAMRELAGI, encoded by the coding sequence ATGTCTAAATCTGTTATCAAAAAACCTTTGCCGATTAAATTTAGCCGTTATCTTCCAGCTTTCGATTGGTTATTGAATTATCGATCGCAATTCTTAGTTGGAGATCTGACGGCAGGGATTATCGTCACGAGTTTATTGATTCCCCAAAGCATGGCATACGCTCAATTAGCAGGTTTGCCACCCCAAGTCGGACTCTATGCCAGCATTTTGCCAGCGATTCTCTATCCCCTAATCGGCACCAGTCGAGTGTTAGCAGTCGGCCCGGTGGCGGTGGATTCTTTGATGGTGGCAGCGGCGATTGCTAATTTTTCGCCGCAGAATACCTCAGCCTATTTAGCATTAGCTGTCACATTGGCTTTTTTGGTAGGCGCGATCGAGGTTATGATGGGGTTGCTCCGGTTGGGGTTTCTGGTCAACTTTCTAAGTCGCTCGGTTACTTCTGGTTTCATTAGCGGTGCTGCTGTAATTATTGCCTTCAGTCAAGTCAAACATTTACTGGGTTTAAAGATTCCGGCAACTGAATCATTTAGTGAATTAGTAACATTAATTATTCGCAATCTTTCGCAAACTAATTGGCTGACATTGGCTTTAGGAATTGTCAGTGTGGGAATTTTAGTTTATTTCAACAGCCCTTTAGTAAAACAATTAAAACAGCGGGGCTGGAGCGATCGTCAAATCTTACCTCTCTCTAAAAGCGCACCTTTAATAGTAGTTATTCTCGGTACTTTATTAGTTTGGGGACTACATTTAGATGACGTCGCAGGCATCAAAGTTGTCGGTAATATTCCGGCTGGATTAGCTCCATTGACACTGCCATTATTCGATCGACAGACTCTCCAATCTTTGCTCCCAGCGGCGATCGGGATTAGTTTAGTCGGTTATCTGGAAGGCTATGCAGGCGGACAGGCGTTAGCTAGTAAGCGGCGGGAAAAGATCGATCCGAATCAGGAGCTATTAGCCTTGGGAGTGGCTAATTTAGGCGCGGCTGTGACTGGGGGCTATCCGGTAACTGGGGGAGTGAGTCGATCGGTTGTGAATTCGGCGGCTGGAGCGAATACGGGGTTGGCTTCGATCGTCACGGGGTTATTGGTGGCGGTGACGGTGCTATTTCTCACGCCCCTATTTTACTTTTTGCCCCAGGCTTGTTTAGCGGCGGTGATTATTACAGCGGTTTATCAGCTCATCGATGTGAAGACGCTACGGAAAATGTGGGCGTATGACAAAACCGATGCGATCGCGTGGTTGACTACTTTTGGGGCGGTGTTAGCGTTGGGAGTACAGATGGGGATTATGCTGGGGGCCGTAATTGCGCTAGCATTGCATCTATGGCGGACGAGTCACCCGCATATCGCGATCGTCGGACGGTTGGGGGATTCCGAACATTTTCGGAATGTGTTGCGCCACGATGTCAGAACCAGCCCGGAAGTTTTAGCGGTGCGGGTGGATGCCAGTCTGTATTTTGCGAATGCTAAGTATCTAGAAAACTTTTTAACTCAAGCAATTGCAGATCGATCGGAAATCAAAAGTGTGCTGTTAGTTTGTAGTGCGATTAATTTAATCGATGCTAGTGCTTTAGAAATTTTAGAGAGTTTAATTGCCGATCTCAACAGCTTGGGCATCAAATTCTACTTTGCTGAAGTTAAAGGGCCAGTGATGGATAAGTTAATTAACATTGGCTTTGTAGCTGATATCGGTCGCGATCGCTTTTTCTTTTCTACAGATATTGCGATGCGAGAGTTGGCAGGGATTTAG
- a CDS encoding IS4 family transposase, producing MTSRRRSNRDHAKKNHQPGVEDEIIAAQVEALLTPAIFNQSHYYRQLGLRNRLLNLPLMMAAVLTLLWRNVPGVRELSRMLGREGFLWCEPTQVSQQAIAQRFLTFPSELFERVFKELLPEFRVKWHQRKQRLLPQSIEFAQAKFERIWACDGSTLEAIFKKLDSLSDVPIGQLAGKMGVVIDLVTRLPIEIWFRENPKASDVNFEKDILNLVTSGTLLLLDRGFYHFQFWQELINRDIHFITRLKKGASLQIERVFSNSYSIRDRIVRMGSGTKKTPYITVRLVEIKVGKVWYSYLTSVLDPLNLPPYVVADLYGRRWRIEEAFNTVKRLLGLSYLWTGSVNGIKLQMWGTWLFYAVLVDLGDAVADELSLPFDRISLEMIYRGLYHFHVAHHKGLAANPVTYFAAPENQDLGIVKTVRKPNVKLIIAPFPDSMSRTDNFFFDSSPQARLTSAIAS from the coding sequence ATGACCAGCCGCCGAAGAAGTAACCGCGACCACGCCAAAAAGAACCACCAACCAGGTGTGGAAGATGAGATCATCGCCGCTCAAGTAGAGGCTTTATTGACACCAGCAATTTTCAATCAAAGTCATTACTACCGACAATTAGGGCTGAGAAATCGGCTGTTAAATTTACCCTTGATGATGGCAGCAGTGCTGACGCTACTGTGGCGGAATGTGCCAGGAGTCAGAGAACTAAGCCGAATGTTAGGGCGAGAAGGATTTTTGTGGTGTGAGCCAACACAAGTAAGTCAACAGGCGATTGCACAAAGATTTCTGACCTTTCCATCTGAGTTATTTGAGAGAGTGTTTAAGGAATTACTGCCAGAATTTAGAGTGAAGTGGCACCAGAGAAAACAGCGATTGTTGCCACAAAGCATTGAATTTGCTCAAGCAAAATTTGAGCGGATTTGGGCATGTGATGGCTCCACATTGGAAGCGATATTCAAGAAATTAGATAGCTTATCTGATGTGCCAATCGGACAACTAGCGGGAAAAATGGGAGTAGTCATAGATTTGGTGACGAGATTGCCGATTGAAATCTGGTTTAGAGAAAATCCCAAAGCTTCAGATGTTAATTTTGAGAAAGATATCCTGAATTTAGTAACATCGGGCACTTTATTGCTCTTGGATCGAGGCTTCTATCATTTCCAATTTTGGCAAGAATTAATTAACAGAGATATTCATTTTATTACTCGATTAAAAAAAGGTGCATCGCTACAGATAGAGCGAGTATTTAGCAATAGTTATAGTATCCGTGACCGAATAGTGCGGATGGGGTCTGGCACCAAAAAGACTCCATATATAACTGTAAGATTAGTCGAAATTAAAGTGGGTAAAGTCTGGTATTCTTATCTAACTAGTGTACTCGACCCATTGAATCTTCCTCCCTATGTAGTCGCCGATTTGTACGGAAGACGGTGGCGAATTGAAGAGGCTTTTAATACTGTTAAACGATTGCTCGGGTTGAGTTATTTATGGACTGGTTCAGTTAATGGAATTAAATTACAGATGTGGGGGACTTGGCTGTTTTATGCAGTTCTAGTCGATTTAGGTGATGCTGTAGCTGATGAATTATCTCTCCCATTCGACCGCATTTCTTTAGAGATGATTTATCGAGGTCTTTATCACTTTCATGTAGCTCATCATAAAGGTTTAGCTGCCAATCCAGTCACCTATTTTGCTGCCCCAGAGAATCAAGATTTAGGTATTGTTAAAACTGTTCGTAAACCTAATGTTAAGTTAATTATTGCACCTTTTCCTGATTCTATGAGTCGAACAGACAATTTTTTCTTCGACTCATCGCCTCAAGCCCGCTTGACAAGTGCGATCGCTTCTTAA